Proteins encoded in a region of the Veillonella parvula genome:
- a CDS encoding LamB/YcsF family protein translates to MSHYVDLNSDLGESFGNYTLGMDSEVLNHVTSANIACGWHAGDPLIMDATVRICKEKGVAVGAHPGYPDLMGFGRRAMAVNPAEAKAYMIYQLGALQAFCDSHDLTLQHMKLHGAFYNTACVTPVIADAILDGLQSVNPNIAAMVLSGSYIAQEAQRRGIPVIQEVFADRGYTEEGTLVPRTEVGAFIKDPQEALDRVLMMVTKGKVVTNTGKTIDIVADSICVHGDNPEAIAFTKYIREGLSKAGITVANFQHR, encoded by the coding sequence ATGTCTCATTATGTAGATTTAAATAGTGATTTAGGAGAAAGTTTTGGTAATTATACATTAGGTATGGATAGTGAAGTATTAAATCACGTAACAAGTGCTAATATTGCCTGTGGTTGGCACGCTGGAGATCCTCTTATTATGGATGCGACTGTCCGAATATGTAAGGAAAAGGGTGTAGCCGTAGGGGCACATCCTGGTTATCCAGATTTGATGGGATTTGGTCGTCGTGCGATGGCAGTAAATCCTGCGGAGGCAAAAGCCTATATGATATACCAATTAGGTGCACTACAAGCTTTTTGTGATAGTCATGACCTTACTTTACAGCATATGAAGTTACACGGTGCCTTTTACAATACAGCTTGTGTTACGCCTGTAATAGCTGATGCAATTTTAGATGGTTTACAATCGGTAAATCCTAATATCGCGGCCATGGTATTAAGTGGTAGCTATATTGCTCAAGAGGCACAGCGACGAGGTATTCCTGTTATACAGGAAGTGTTTGCCGATCGTGGCTATACAGAGGAGGGAACATTGGTCCCTCGTACAGAAGTAGGTGCTTTCATCAAAGACCCACAAGAGGCTTTAGACCGAGTACTGATGATGGTTACAAAGGGTAAGGTCGTTACTAATACGGGGAAGACCATTGATATTGTGGCAGATTCCATATGTGTTCATGGAGATAATCCTGAAGCGATAGCTTTCACAAAGTATATTCGGGAAGGGCTATCAAAAGCTGGTATAACGGTGGCGAATTTTCAACACCGATAA
- the thiE gene encoding thiamine phosphate synthase, whose translation MNRKDKLTAVMNACPIYGITGGTRDVVPLVKDMLSAGIRIIQYREKGKTPILRYQEAMILRRLTSNYHALLIIDDYVDLALAVHADGVHIGQADLPPNTVRRIVGPNMLIGWSTHSISDLKAANRYIGVIDYIGVGPIFSTQTKPNANPVGISYIYWAKQFSKAPIVAIGGIKTTNADTVWQAHPDFICAVSEITESDNIQNTVYELMTGYSRVR comes from the coding sequence GTGAATAGAAAAGACAAACTAACAGCGGTAATGAATGCTTGCCCTATATATGGAATTACGGGTGGTACTCGAGATGTAGTTCCGCTTGTAAAAGATATGCTAAGCGCAGGGATACGAATTATACAATATCGTGAAAAGGGAAAAACGCCTATTCTGCGATATCAGGAGGCTATGATTTTGAGACGATTGACCTCTAATTATCATGCTCTATTAATTATTGATGATTATGTTGATCTTGCGCTGGCTGTACATGCTGATGGTGTTCATATTGGGCAAGCTGATTTGCCGCCCAATACGGTAAGACGAATTGTAGGGCCTAATATGTTGATTGGCTGGTCAACCCATAGTATATCTGACCTAAAAGCGGCAAACAGATACATAGGTGTTATTGATTATATTGGGGTAGGGCCTATTTTTTCTACACAAACAAAACCCAATGCTAATCCTGTAGGCATTTCTTATATATATTGGGCAAAGCAGTTTAGTAAGGCTCCCATTGTTGCTATTGGGGGAATTAAAACTACAAATGCTGATACCGTTTGGCAAGCGCATCCCGATTTTATTTGTGCCGTTTCTGAAATAACAGAGTCGGACAATATACAAAATACGGTTTATGAGCTTATGACTGGATATAGTAGAGTGAGATAA